A genomic region of Papaver somniferum cultivar HN1 chromosome 7, ASM357369v1, whole genome shotgun sequence contains the following coding sequences:
- the LOC113297488 gene encoding trihelix transcription factor GTL1-like isoform X2: MQQGGPQYGVSPEMSNNPADHHLQQQQRQHKSLSVDATVVTAEAASPISCRPPASGSFEELVGAPGSGGGGFQDEDGFGGEETERGSAGGGGNRWPRQETIALLKIRSDMDAAFRDATLKGPLWEDVSRKLAELGFIRSAKKCKEKFENVHKYYKRTKEGRAGRQDGKSYRFFTQLEALHGTTTTTATPTHSLPPLPITSATTTNQGVSPLPMGIGMVGSATSGRIQPPPSDSAAIPTAQIGVPRSDYQTPPPQPPTTGISGSSAAAAVAAGISFSSNTSSSSGDSDSDEDLDEGGGPSSNPTDTRKRKRGGSGGVSVGGSTSHRMMHFFEGLMKQVMEKQEAMQQRFLETIEKREQDRMIREEAWKRQEMARLTREHEMMAQERAISASRDAAVIAFLQKITGQTIQLPSPVIIPAPTPPAPVQAPPPTPTPQPQSIPPPTAPTPSPPPPPSQPKQQKQHQHHQIVRHQPQQQPPPQSQSSEVIITHHHQPTSADHVIIAVPEQQHPPAQEMGSGGFDSASSRWPKTEVLALIKLRSGLESRYQEAGPKGPLWEEISAGMGRMGYSRSAKRCKEKWENINKYFKKVKESNKKRPEDAKTCPYFHQLDALYRKKVHGGSNQTKQESPIDQNQSSNTSSSSMDPNQSSTTLQAIMAPPPPPPQTNANESAAETYEKNNNNGGGGSNVEGAASVAKKKTL; the protein is encoded by the exons ATGCAACAAGGAGGACCCCAATATGGGGTGTCACCGGAGATGAGTAATAATCCTGCAGACCATCACTTACAGCAACAACAAAGGCAACATAAATCATTGAGTGTGGATGCAACAGTGGTAACGGCAGAAGCAGCGTCACCAATCAGTTGTCGACCACCTGCATCAGGGAGTTTTGAAGAATTGGTAGGTGCTCCTGGATCAGGTGGAGGTGGGTTTCAAGACGAGGATGGATTTGGCGGCGAAGAAACTGAAAGAGGATCAGCAGGTGGAGGAGGTAATAGATGGCCACGTCAAGAAACTATTGCTCTATTGAAAATTAGGTCGGATATGGATGCCGCTTTCCGAGATGCCACGCTTAAAGGCCCTCTCTGGGAAGACGTCTCAAG GAAACTAGCGGAGCTTGGGTTTATCAGAAGTGCCAAGAAATGTAAAGAGAAGTTCGAAAACGTCCACAAATACTACAAGCGTACCAAAGAAGGCCGTGCTGGTCGTCAAGACGGCAAATCTTACAGATTTTTCACTCAACTTGAAGCTCTCCacggcaccaccaccaccaccgccactccAACTCActctcttcctcctcttcccatcacctccgcaacaacaacaaaccaAGGTGTGAGTCCACTTCCTATGGGAATCGGGATGGTTGGTTCTGCTACTTCTGGGCGAATTCAACCTCCTCCTTCGGATTCTGCCGCCATTCCTACTGCCCAGATCGGAGTACCAAGATCAGATTACCAAACACCACCCCCACAGCCACCCACAACTGGGATTTCTGGTTCTTCTGCCGCTGCCGCTGTTGCCGCAGGAATTAGTTTCTCTTCTAATACTTCATCTTCTTCGGGAGATTCAGATTCAGACGAGGATttagatgaaggtggtggtccaAGTTCTAATCCAACTGATACCCGCAAAAGAAAAAGAGGTGGAAGTGGCGGTGTAAGTGTTGGTGGAAGTACGAGTCACAGGATGATGCATTTCTTTGAAGGACTAATGAAACAGGTGATGGAAAAACAAGAGGCTATGCAACAGAGATTTcttgagacaattgagaaaagaGAACAAGACAGAATGATCAGGGAAGAAGCTTGGAAACGTCAAGAGATGGCTAGGCTTACTCGAGAGCACGAGATGATGGCTCAAGAGAGAGCAATCTCTGCTTCTAGAGATGCCGCTGTCATCGCCTTCCTTCAGAAAATCACTGGCCAAACTATTCAATTACCGTCTCCTGTAATTATCCCCGCCCCCACACCACCAGCACCAGTTCAGGCACCACCACCCACACCAACACCGCAACCTCAATCTATTCCACCTCCCACAGCACCGACTCCTTCTCCTCCCCCTCCTCCTTCACAGCCAAAGCAGCaaaaacaacatcaacatcacCAGATAGTACGACATCAACCACAGCAGCAACCACCGCCTCAGAGTCAGAGCAGTGAGGTCATAATCACCCACCACCATCAACCCACCTCGGCAGACCATGTAATCATAGCAGTTCCCGAGCAGCAACATCCACCCGCGCAAGAGATGGGTAGCGGTGGATTCGACTCAGCATCATCAAGATGGCCGAAGACAGAAGTTCTTGCACTTATTAAACTCAGAAGTGGACTCGAATCACGGTATCAAGAAGCAGGACCAAAGGGGCCACTGTGGGAAGAGATCTCTGCGGGGATGGGAAGGATGGGATACAGCAGGAGTGCAAAGAGATGCAAAGAGAAATGGGAgaacatcaacaagtacttcaaaAAGGTTAAAGAGAGTAACAAGAAACGGCCTGAAGACGCTAAGACTTGTCCTTATTTTCATCAATTAGATGCTCTATACCGGAAGAAAGTGCATGGTGGAAGTAATCAAACCAAGCAAGAATCACCAATAGATCAGAATCAATCTTCTAATACATCCTCTTCTTCAATGGACCCAAATCAATCATCGACAACCTTGCAAGCAATCATGGCTCCACCGCCACCTCCTCCACAAACAAATGCTAATGAATCAGCAGCAGAAACCTatgaaaagaacaacaacaatggCGGTGGTGGTAGCAACGTCGAAGGTGCAGCATCAGTAGCAAAGAAA AAGACATTGTGA
- the LOC113297488 gene encoding trihelix transcription factor GTL1-like isoform X1 encodes MQQGGPQYGVSPEMSNNPADHHLQQQQRQHKSLSVDATVVTAEAASPISCRPPASGSFEELVGAPGSGGGGFQDEDGFGGEETERGSAGGGGNRWPRQETIALLKIRSDMDAAFRDATLKGPLWEDVSRKLAELGFIRSAKKCKEKFENVHKYYKRTKEGRAGRQDGKSYRFFTQLEALHGTTTTTATPTHSLPPLPITSATTTNQGVSPLPMGIGMVGSATSGRIQPPPSDSAAIPTAQIGVPRSDYQTPPPQPPTTGISGSSAAAAVAAGISFSSNTSSSSGDSDSDEDLDEGGGPSSNPTDTRKRKRGGSGGVSVGGSTSHRMMHFFEGLMKQVMEKQEAMQQRFLETIEKREQDRMIREEAWKRQEMARLTREHEMMAQERAISASRDAAVIAFLQKITGQTIQLPSPVIIPAPTPPAPVQAPPPTPTPQPQSIPPPTAPTPSPPPPPSQPKQQKQHQHHQIVRHQPQQQPPPQSQSSEVIITHHHQPTSADHVIIAVPEQQHPPAQEMGSGGFDSASSRWPKTEVLALIKLRSGLESRYQEAGPKGPLWEEISAGMGRMGYSRSAKRCKEKWENINKYFKKVKESNKKRPEDAKTCPYFHQLDALYRKKVHGGSNQTKQESPIDQNQSSNTSSSSMDPNQSSTTLQAIMAPPPPPPQTNANESAAETYEKNNNNGGGGSNVEGAASVAKKPEDIVKELMEQRQNNHHQQPQPMTMGNYGKLTGEDSDNIEDDEEMDDLDDDDDEDTTEEIEDEDRNTSKMNYKIEFQNRQNTGSSNGAANTAASTFLAMVQ; translated from the exons ATGCAACAAGGAGGACCCCAATATGGGGTGTCACCGGAGATGAGTAATAATCCTGCAGACCATCACTTACAGCAACAACAAAGGCAACATAAATCATTGAGTGTGGATGCAACAGTGGTAACGGCAGAAGCAGCGTCACCAATCAGTTGTCGACCACCTGCATCAGGGAGTTTTGAAGAATTGGTAGGTGCTCCTGGATCAGGTGGAGGTGGGTTTCAAGACGAGGATGGATTTGGCGGCGAAGAAACTGAAAGAGGATCAGCAGGTGGAGGAGGTAATAGATGGCCACGTCAAGAAACTATTGCTCTATTGAAAATTAGGTCGGATATGGATGCCGCTTTCCGAGATGCCACGCTTAAAGGCCCTCTCTGGGAAGACGTCTCAAG GAAACTAGCGGAGCTTGGGTTTATCAGAAGTGCCAAGAAATGTAAAGAGAAGTTCGAAAACGTCCACAAATACTACAAGCGTACCAAAGAAGGCCGTGCTGGTCGTCAAGACGGCAAATCTTACAGATTTTTCACTCAACTTGAAGCTCTCCacggcaccaccaccaccaccgccactccAACTCActctcttcctcctcttcccatcacctccgcaacaacaacaaaccaAGGTGTGAGTCCACTTCCTATGGGAATCGGGATGGTTGGTTCTGCTACTTCTGGGCGAATTCAACCTCCTCCTTCGGATTCTGCCGCCATTCCTACTGCCCAGATCGGAGTACCAAGATCAGATTACCAAACACCACCCCCACAGCCACCCACAACTGGGATTTCTGGTTCTTCTGCCGCTGCCGCTGTTGCCGCAGGAATTAGTTTCTCTTCTAATACTTCATCTTCTTCGGGAGATTCAGATTCAGACGAGGATttagatgaaggtggtggtccaAGTTCTAATCCAACTGATACCCGCAAAAGAAAAAGAGGTGGAAGTGGCGGTGTAAGTGTTGGTGGAAGTACGAGTCACAGGATGATGCATTTCTTTGAAGGACTAATGAAACAGGTGATGGAAAAACAAGAGGCTATGCAACAGAGATTTcttgagacaattgagaaaagaGAACAAGACAGAATGATCAGGGAAGAAGCTTGGAAACGTCAAGAGATGGCTAGGCTTACTCGAGAGCACGAGATGATGGCTCAAGAGAGAGCAATCTCTGCTTCTAGAGATGCCGCTGTCATCGCCTTCCTTCAGAAAATCACTGGCCAAACTATTCAATTACCGTCTCCTGTAATTATCCCCGCCCCCACACCACCAGCACCAGTTCAGGCACCACCACCCACACCAACACCGCAACCTCAATCTATTCCACCTCCCACAGCACCGACTCCTTCTCCTCCCCCTCCTCCTTCACAGCCAAAGCAGCaaaaacaacatcaacatcacCAGATAGTACGACATCAACCACAGCAGCAACCACCGCCTCAGAGTCAGAGCAGTGAGGTCATAATCACCCACCACCATCAACCCACCTCGGCAGACCATGTAATCATAGCAGTTCCCGAGCAGCAACATCCACCCGCGCAAGAGATGGGTAGCGGTGGATTCGACTCAGCATCATCAAGATGGCCGAAGACAGAAGTTCTTGCACTTATTAAACTCAGAAGTGGACTCGAATCACGGTATCAAGAAGCAGGACCAAAGGGGCCACTGTGGGAAGAGATCTCTGCGGGGATGGGAAGGATGGGATACAGCAGGAGTGCAAAGAGATGCAAAGAGAAATGGGAgaacatcaacaagtacttcaaaAAGGTTAAAGAGAGTAACAAGAAACGGCCTGAAGACGCTAAGACTTGTCCTTATTTTCATCAATTAGATGCTCTATACCGGAAGAAAGTGCATGGTGGAAGTAATCAAACCAAGCAAGAATCACCAATAGATCAGAATCAATCTTCTAATACATCCTCTTCTTCAATGGACCCAAATCAATCATCGACAACCTTGCAAGCAATCATGGCTCCACCGCCACCTCCTCCACAAACAAATGCTAATGAATCAGCAGCAGAAACCTatgaaaagaacaacaacaatggCGGTGGTGGTAGCAACGTCGAAGGTGCAGCATCAGTAGCAAAGAAA CCAGAAGACATTGTGAAGGAGTTGATGGAACAGAGACAAAacaatcaccaccaacaaccacaaccaatgaCAATGGGCAACTATGGTAAGCTGACGGGAGAGGACAGCGATAATATTGAAGATGATGAGGAAATGGATgatttagatgatgatgatgatgaagacaccACGGAAGAAATAGAAGATGAAGATAGAAATACTAGTAAGATGAATTATAAGATTGAGTTTCAAAACAGGCAAAATACAGGATCCTCTAATGGTGCAGCAAATACAGCAGCAAGCACATTCTTGGCAATGGTTCAATGA